The following proteins come from a genomic window of Venturia canescens isolate UGA chromosome 4, ASM1945775v1, whole genome shotgun sequence:
- the Rrp46 gene encoding exosome complex component RRP46: protein MGEITMEVEYALRPMNCELNQLSMSDGSSMFMQGNTSCIAGVYGPVEARLQKMIYDKASVEVTFSPLKGPPSIEDRSKELYIKETCESSLITALHPSTSISINIQEMQDAGGLLGCAINAACMALINSSLPMKYTIAAVNCMIDKESGKLLLDPDAKELQNSRASFTFAFESIKKELVCCHTTGRFNDDEFFASMEKCRSASQHVFEFYREIVKKYANRI, encoded by the exons ATGGGTGAAATTACGATGGAGGTAGAATACGCTCTGCGTCCGATGAATTGTGAACTCAATCAGCTTTCTATGTCAGATGGATCATCCATGTTTATGCAAG GGAATACTTCCTGTATAGCTGGTGTCTACGGACCGGTTGAGGCGAGACTACAGAAAATGATTTATGACAAAGCCAGTGTTGAAGTAACATTCAGTCCCCTAAAGGGACCACCAA GTATCGAAGACAGATCCAAAGAGCTGTATATTAAAGAAACCTGTGAATCTTCACTCATAACTGCTCTACATCCTAGTACCTCTATTTCTATAAACATTCAAGAGATGCAAGATGCTGGTGGA TTGTTGGGTTGCGCCATTAATGCTGCTTGTATGGCACTAATAAATTCCAGTCTTCCAATGAAATACACTATCGCTGCAGTCAATTGTATGATTGACAAAGAAAGTGGAAAATTACTTCTCGATCCGGATGCCAAAGAGTTACAAAATTCTCGAGCATCTTTCACATTTGCTTtcgaaagtataaaaaaagagTTGGTTTGTTGCCACACTACTGGACGTTTCAacgatgatgaattttttgctTCGATGGAGAAATGCAGGAGTGCTAGCCAGCACGTATTCGAATTTTATCgagaaattgttaaaaaatatgCTAATCGAATATGA
- the LOC122409492 gene encoding peroxynitrite isomerase THAP4-like has product MNRCLPMHNAIKSLSWLEGTWRTETIAQGQFPTIKPFTYCDEIKFISIGQPMLNFEAQSWHPEKKNPMHREVGFLKVIPESNKVALVVSHNFGLTTIEEGFIGDNEIKLESVSIARMSQGTKEPGVTKLKRELKLVGNDLEQIVHMATTTTPEYAEHLRARYVKLPRYE; this is encoded by the exons ATGAATCGTTGTCTGCCAATGCACAATGCTATTAAGTCGTTAAGCTGGCTAGAAGGAACATGGAGAACTGAAACTATTGCGCAAGGTCAATTTCCAACAATAAAACCATTCACATACTGCGATGAAATAAAGTTCATTTCGATTGGTCAGCCGATGCTGAATTTTGAGGCACAGAGTTGGCatcctgagaaaaaaaatcccatgCACCGAGAGGTTGGATTTCTCAAAGTGATTCCAGAAAGTAACAAAGTGGCTCTTGTAGTTTCGCATAATTTTGGACTTACCACCATTGAAGAAGGTTTCATCGGTGACAATGAAATTAAACTGGAGAGTGTATCAATTGCTAGAATGTCACAAGGTACTAAGGAGCCTGGCGTGACAAAG ttGAAAAGAGAGTTGAAGCTCGTGGGAAATGATTTGGAGCAAATTGTCCACATGGCGACTACGACAACGCCGGAATATGCAGAGCATTTGCGAGCGCGTTACGTCAAATTACCTAGATATGAATAA
- the LOC122409484 gene encoding uncharacterized protein: protein MMPLYNGNEYYKKMLELQERLRKSEEERIRLEERFSLLEHESRSRHETCINRLRMRYIDFLEQQQARDERNHQLLGALDRVDSSLARMTAKTDRLGALRKQYEASILARHEYRRPNGSVTGDSGVASQNDDGHRRSVEPYCGSGNAALAPGRNRPIGNKGRSNRTSGSASQVRPGSSYGSNWTGIRCESSPMHPSSFAFPRFSQGVKSHAFNRDNESSAGFNSLEPPTKFLSSKTSLDPPDSICQSLRHGNGSPLVSSNLEYRKNNLSPYQESDYAPHRSSTELGQNLKFGRSVARNLAASGAYDSIEPVPRSYNSAPAYFKDSYERTSVTRNSPGNNYAKILQGNSPDSDRISNSEDRKIRSSSPRSPKLCDILRQELGDEEEHIGHIVENQLERYISKIRSLHRVAEPQSLEEVDHEQNTSGDLLNVSLSDDGPDLPVEDKPRDRLLRQDLGNVLALASDLANQTATNAFNVANNMYQKVPPGDDVEETDARVDVVPDDGRNESAVPMAVPEEGHRLASINRLLDQTECEEKENVSRYEEHESLAKNGISGDVTKSHSELASRPSRNIHDIAKLSRSSEHSDQGKCASEGIGANPMNGDGTKFLKRHIISQAPEDKRDKFSRRSSVLHLLQGSRYKLASGEERENDENLHDVVADLEPWNLSALERRVHEIILNDEAQDDFVGRETARDADATSKHFEHERAMAGIEEEIVESEANEQTINDSIDENPYDPSWKNVEDLQDGAKGQDDSRLENQQSLPNPLDSLQNESLEKDTVSYQEEAIEDPNYGSVNADADSKVDYEQNQANTDYKNHIGRSYDEGYPDNSNVDYAYNAQGSYQIPDEQYPQYSSNDGVQYEENQGQQQYGYAEEQYAQDPDPQNYAQDPNQQTSVDNSNEENYVQDANQQNYVQDPNQQDYAQDLSQQDYVQDLNQQEYVQDANQPEWVSDPNQQYNVDDGQQFAQDPDNVNQQYSTESEQQIPADSNNQYLAAQQYSENQEYAAQSNEEYSKRDVNVQPYSNTGEYVQNEDEEYQARTTDNTYPVVEDYPNNEGYYRVQEDSTVPFESEENFQQSPERSTSFAKSNNLPQGETVTKKPKDVIKSILESDTDSTIEKNVSNTESDFDFN from the exons ATGATGCCTCTGTACAATGGAAATGAGTACTACAAGAAGATGCTTGAGTTGCAGGAACGTTTGAGAAAGAG tgaagaagaaagaataaGGCTGGAGGAACGATTCTCACTGCTGGAGCACGAGTCACGAAGCAG ACACGAAACATGCATCAATCGCTTGAGAATGAGATACATCGATTTTTTAGAACAGCAACAAGCACGAGATGAACGCAATCATCAGCTTCTGGGTGCCCTTGATCGTGTTGACAGCAGCTTGGCTCGAATGACTGCGAAAACTGACAGATTGGGAGCACTGAGG aAACAGTACGAGGCTTCTATACTCGCTCGACACGAGTACAGACGTCCGAATGGCAGTGTCACCGGGGACAGTGGAGTTGCAAGTCAAAATGACGATGGTCATCGGAGATCCGTGGAACCGTATTGTGGTAGTGGGAACGCGGCCTTGGCTCCAGGTCGAAATAGGCCGATTGGAAATAAAGGGAGATCGAATCGGACGAGTGGTTCAGCGAGTCAAGTGAGACCAGGTTCTTCTTACGGTAGTAATTGGACAGGAATACGTTGTGAAAGTTCTCCAATGCATCCGTCGTCGTTCGCGTTTCCACGTTTTTCCCAAGGTGTAAAAAGTCACGCATTCAATCGGGACAACGAATCGTCAGCTGGGTTCAACAGCCTCGAGCCTCCGACGAAATTCCTCAGCAGCAAAACCTCCTTGGACCCCCCTGACTCCATATGTCAATCCCTTCGTCATGGAAATGGCAGTCCTCTGGTGTCGTCGAATCTGGAAtatcgaaaaaacaatttatcgCCGTATCAAGAAAGCGATTACGCTCCGCATCGATCGAGCACGGAGCTCGgtcagaatttgaaatttggacgGTCTGTGGCACGAAATTTGGCAGCTTCCGGTGCCTATGACTCGATCGAGCCGGTTCCGAGGTCCTACAATTCTGCACCAGCTTACTTCAAGGATTCTTATGAGCGAACGTCCGTAACTCGAAATTCACCAGGAAACAATTATGCAAAAATTCTCCAGGGAAATTCACCTGATTCCGATCGAATTTCAAACTCAGAAGATCGCAAGATCCGATCATCCTCACCTCGGTCTCCCAAACTCTGCGATATTTTGCGACAGGAACTCGGTGATGAGGAGGAACATATTGGTCACATAGTGGAGAATCAGTTGGAACGATACATAAGCAAAATTCGAAGTCTTCATCGCGTTGCCGAACCTCAGAGCCTCGAGGAAGTCGATCACGAACAAAATACCAGCGGTGATTTGCTCAACGTGAGCTTATCCGACGATGGACCTGATTTACCGGTCGAGGATAAACCACGGGACAGATTATTGCGACAAGATCTTGGAAACGTCTTGGCCTTGGCAAGCGATTTGGCTAATCAGACCGCGACAAATGCGTTCAACGTTGCCAACAACATGTATCAAAAGGTTCCTCCTGGAGATGACGTCGAGGAAACTGATGCGAGGGTTGACGTTGTTCCTGATGACGGGAGGAACGAAAGTGCTGTGCCGATGGCTGTCCCGGAGGAGGGTCACCGATTGGCGTCGATTAATCGACTACTCGACCAGACAGAATgtgaggagaaagaaaatgtttcACGTTACGAGGAACACGAGTCACTTGCCAAGAACGGAATAAGCGGGGACGTTACGAAATCTCATTCTGAATTAGCTTCACGGCCGAGCCGAAATATCCACGATATTGCGAAATTGAGCCGAAGTAGCGAACATTCCGATCAAGGCAAATGCGCTTCGGAGGGAATTGGAGCGAATCCGATGAACGGGGatggaacaaaatttttaaagaggCATATCATTTCTCAAGCGCCCGAAGACAAAcgtgataaattttcgagacGTTCTTCGGTCCTGCATTTGCTTCAAGGATCGCGATACAAATTGGCGAGTGgtgaggagagagaaaatgatgaaaatcttcATGACGTtgttgccgatttggaaccgTGGAATCTCAGTGCACTTGAAAGAAGGGTCCATGAAATTATTCTCAACGATGAGGCACAAGATGATTTTGTGGGAAGAGAAACCGCTAGAGACGCGGATGCCACTTCGAAACATTTTGAACATGAGCGAGCAATGGCAGGAATCGAGGAAGAGATCGTCGAGTCTGAGGCTAATGAGCAGACAATAAACGATTCCATCGATGAAAATCCTTATGATCCTTCCTGGAAGAATGTTGAAGACCTTCAGGACGGAGCCAAGGGCCAAGATGATTCCAGGCTAGAGAACCAGCAGTCACTTCCAAATCCCCTCGATTCCTTGCAAAATGAGTCTCTGGAAAAAGACACAGTTTCATATCAGGAAGAAGCCATTGAAGACCCGAATTACGGTTCTGTAAATGCTGACGCTGATTCAAAAGTCGATTATGAGCAAAATCAGGCGAATACCGATTACAAGAATCACATAGGTAGATCGTACGATGAAGGTTACCCTGATAATTCAAATGTCGATTACGCGTACAATGCCCAAGGATCATACCAAATTCCGGACGAGCAGTATCCTCAATACAGTTCGAATGATGGCGTCCaatatgaagaaaatcagGGGCAACAACAGTACGGATATGCCGAAGAACAGTATGCTCAGGATCCCGATCCTCAAAATTATGCACAAGACCCCAATCAACAAACTTCTGTTGATAATTCTAACGAGGAGAACTACGTCCAGGATGCTAATCAGCAAAATTATGTTCAGGATCCCAACCAACAGGATTACGCTCAAGATCTCAGCCAGCAGGATTACGTTCAAGATCTAAACCAGCAGGAATACGTTCAAGATGCCAATCAGCCCGAATGGGTGAGTGATCCAAATCAGCAGTACAATGTGGATGATGGTCAACAGTTTGCCCAGGATCCGGATAACGTCAATCAGCAATATTCAACGGAGTCTGAACAGCAGATCCCAGCAGATTCTAATAATCAATACCTTGCGGCTCAACAATACTCGGAAAATCAGGAATATGCTGCACAATCGAACGAAGAATATTCAAAACGAGACGTGAACGTTCAGCCGTATTCGAATACGGGTGAATATGTGCAAAATGAGGATGAAGAGTATCAGGCTAGGACGACTGATAATACTTACCCAGTGGTTGAGGACTACCCAAACAACGAAGGTTACTATCGAGTGCAGGAAGACTCAACAGTTCCCTTTGAGTCTGAGGAAAACTTTCAGCAGTCACCTGAACGATCAACGAGTTTTGCTAAATCAAATAACTTACCTCAGGGCGAGACAGTCACAAAAAAGCCCAAGGATGTTATAAAATCCATCCTTGAATCGGACACAGACTCTACGATTGAGAAAAACGTCTCGAACACAGAAAGTGATTTCGATTTTAATTAG